The proteins below come from a single Podarcis muralis chromosome 8, rPodMur119.hap1.1, whole genome shotgun sequence genomic window:
- the LOC114600188 gene encoding uncharacterized protein LOC114600188, with product MASFSRDCRPRRALARTSGRDSCVQYVPVGMPPRSLLDQLVVDMQNHLEEMEKMRVVLVDAYPCLATRREGRRRRSRGRKLDRRCLDDDEDEDDGTSDYLYSLDVTGFEPEELSVKVEGRKLTVSAKHDKKTEGTDGCVSHEFREVRKEVLLPGDANIEALACNFSSELGCLSIEAPRLVPKSVGERTIPITILKASDAAGTAKESLPPAEEKEEKEKEKEKSKPKSRSSSPEKGAAV from the coding sequence ATGGCGAGCTTCTCCCGGGACTGCCGCCCCCGGCGCGCCCTGGCGCGCACGTCGGGCCGGGACTCCTGCGTCCAGTACGTGCCGGTGGGTATGCCCCCTCggagcctgctggaccagctgGTGGTGGACATGCAGAACCACTTGGAGGAGATGGAGAAGATGCGCGTGGTGCTGGTGGACGCGTACCCGTGCCTGGCCACGCGGCGCGAAGGCCGACGGCGAAGGAGCCGCGGCAGGAAACTTGACAGGCGCTGCCTGGACGACGACGAGGACGAGGACGACGGCACCAGCGACTACCTGTACTCCCTGGACGTGACCGGCTTCGAGCCCGAGGAGCTGTCGGTGAAGGTGGAAGGCAGGAAGCTGACGGTGAGCGCCAAGCACGACAAGAAAACCGAGGGGACGGACGGCTGCGTCTCGCACGAGTTCCGCGAGGTGCGCAAGGAGGTCTTGCTGCCCGGAGACGCCAACATCGAGGCGCTGGCTTGCAACTTCTCCTCCGAGTTGGGGTGTCTCAGCATCGAGGCGCCGCGCCTGGTCCCCAAGTCCGTCGGGGAGAGGACCATCCCCATCACCATCCTCAAGGCTTCCGACGCCGCCGGGACGGCGAAAGAGAGCCTGCCGCcggcggaggagaaggaggagaaggagaaggagaaggagaaatccAAACCCAAATCGCGTTCTTCCAGCCCGGAGAAAGGAGCTGCCGTCTGA